TTTATCCACCAGCACCGGGTGTTCCGGGTTGACTTCCACTGCCCATTCCATATAGGTCAGCAGCTCTTCCTGGTTGTAGACTATTTCCATTGCCCTGCCCCCCAGGACATAACTGGGACGCACCAGTACCGGATAACCGATTTCCTCAGCGGCCCTGACGGCAGCATCAACGGAGAAGACTGTGCGGCCCGGGGGCCGGGGAATGTCCAGGTCTTCCAGAACCTGATCGAACTTCTTCCGGTCTTCGGCCCGGTCAATGTTTTCCACCGTCGTTCCCAGGATTTTCACCCCTGCCCGGGCCAGGGGAGCGGCCAGGTTAATGGCCGTCTGCCCGCCAAACTGCACCAGCACGCCCAGGGGCTTTTCCTTTTCCAGCACATTGAGGACATCCTCTACCGTCAGGGGTTCAAAGTAGAGGGCGTCTCCAGTATCAAAATCGGTGGAAACCGTTTCCGGGTTGTTATTGATAATCACCGCCTCATAACCGGCTTTCTGCAAAGCCCAGACGGCATGTACGGAACAATAGTCAAACTCAATCCCCTGGCCGATACGGATAGGGCCAGAGCCAAGCACCGCCACTTTCGGCCGCGGGCTGCTCTCTACTTCATCTTCCTGGTCATAAGTGGAGTAATAATAGGGAGTTTCCGCCTCAAATTCCGCCGCACAGGTGTCCACCATTTTATAAACAGGGGCTACTTCCAGCAGTTTGCGCAAATCCCGCATCTTCTCCGGCTTTAGTCCCAGTAAGCGGGCCAGCCGGAAATCGCTGAACCCCCAGGCTTTAGCCTGTTGCAAGAGCCGGGCCAGACTGTCATCCAGAGGCTTGCCCCGCCAGGCGCTGATAGCAAATTCGAAATTGACAATATTGCGGATTTTGCGCAGGAACCAGCGGTCTATCCGGCTGCGCTGATGGAGCTCATCCACTTCCATCCCGCGGCGGATGAGCTCGGCTATAGCAAATAGCCGCTCATCATCGGGATTTTCTACTTTATGCCAGAGAGTGGCATCTGCTGCTGCCGCCAGCCGGGGGTGATAGAGGCCATCCAGCCCGATTTCGAGAGAGCGCACCGCTTTTTGCAGGGCCCCTTCAAAAGTACGGTCTATGGCCATCACCTCGCCGGTAGCCTTCATCTGAGTGCCCAGATGGCGGTCTGCTGTGGTGAATTTATCAAAAGGCCAGCGGGGAATCTTGATCACACAATAATCCAGGGCTGGTTCAAAGGCGGCTTTGGTTTTACCCGTTACCGCATTGGGAATTTCCGCCAGAGTCAATCCTACCGCAATTTTGGCTGCCACCTTGGCGATGGGATAGCCGGTAGCCTTGGAGGCCAGAGCGGAAGAACGGCTGACCCGGGGATTTACCTCAATCACCACATAGCGGAAACTATGGGGGTCCAGAGCAAACTGGACATTACAGCCTCCCTCAATACCCAGGGCCCGGATGATTTTCAAGGACGCAGACCGCAGCATCTGGTATTCCTTGTCACTGAGGGTCTGAGAGGGAGCCACCACTATGCTGTCCCCGGTGTGGATACCCACAGGGTCGATATTCTCCATATTACAGATGGTGATACAGTTATCGGCACTATCCCGCATCACCTCATATTCTATTTCTTTCCAGCCTGCCACACTCTGTTCCACCAGCACCTGGCCGATAGGACTCAGCTTCAGGCCCCGGCGGACAATTTCCTCCAGCTGTTCCCAGTTATGCGCAATCCCGCCACCGGTGCCGCCCAAAGTGTAAGCAGGCCGGATGATGAGGGGAAAACCAATCTTTTCGGCAAAGGCCCGGGCCTCTTCCCATTGCTCCACAATTTCACTGGCCGGAACCGGTTCCCCCAGCTCAGCCATCAAACTGCGGAATAATTCCCGGTCTTCCGCTTTTTCAATGGCCGCCAGGGGCGTTCCCAGCAATTCCACGCCCAGTTCCTCCAGCACCCCGGACTGGGCCAGACTGCGGGCCAGATTCAGCCCCACCTGTCCTCCCAGGGTAGGAAGCAGTCCCTGGGGCCGTTCCTTGCGCAATACTGCCTCCACAAACTCTGGAGTCAATGGCTCCAGATAGACCCGGTCGGCCATATTGCTATCTGTCATAATGGTGGCCGGGTTGGAGTTAATCAGGACCACCTCATAGCCTTCTTCCTTCAAGGCCCGGCAGGCCTGGGTGCCGGCATAGTCAAACTCCGCCGCCTGGCCGATGATGATGGGGCCGGAGCCAATCACCATGATTTTCTTGATATCTTTCCGTTTCGGCATCTTATCCCCTCCCCACCAGAGTCAAGAACTGTTCAAAAAGATAGAGGTTATCCCGCGGTCCGGGCGAAGCCTCCGGGTGATATTGCACACTGAAGGCCGGATATTGCAGGTGCCTGATCCCTTCCACTGTATCATCATTGAGGTTTTTCATGGTCACCCGCAGAGGTAAGCCAGCCAGGGAATCCTCTGCTACGGCATAGCCATGATTCTGGGACGTGATGTAAACCCGACCTGTTTCCAGATCCTGTACCGGGTGGTTAGCACCCCGATGGCCAAATTTCAGCTTGTAGGTTCTGGCCCCGCAGGCCAGGGCCAGAATCTGATGGCCCAGACAGATGCCGAAGAGGGGGACTTTCCCCAGCAATTCCTGTACGGTTTTGATCACATAAGGTACCCGTTCCGGATCGCCGGGACCATTGGAAATCAGCACCCCGTCCGGCTGATAGGCCAGGATGGTTTCCGCACCAGTACGGGCCGGCACTACTGTAATGTGGCAATCCCCCACTTCCCGCAAGGAGCGGATGATATTGCCTTTGGCTCCACAGTCAATAACCACGATATGCGGTCCTGCGCCTCCTTCCACCTGATAAGGCGCGGCACAGGTAACTGTAGGTACCGGCTCCTCCATGGAAAGGGTAGGAGCCTGTCGCACTGTCTGCAACCATTCTTCCAGTGGCGCCTTGCTGGTGGTAATCAAGCCCCGCATGGTGCCTTTCTGCCTTAGCATCCGGGTCAGGGCCCGGGTATCGATACCTTGCAGGGCTACAATCCCCCGTTCGGCCAGAAAGCGGTGCAAACTGGACTGGCTGCGCCAGTTACTGGGTTCATCACAGAGGTCGTGGACCACAAAGCCCCGGACAAAGGACTGTTTATGCTCAAAATCCTCGGCATTGATGCCATAATTACCCTGCAGGGGATAGGTCATAACTACAATTTCACCACAATAGGAGGCATCAGTCAAAATCTCCTGGTAACCGGTCATAGAAGTGTTGAACACCACTTCCCCGGTTTTCTCCCCCGGTGCGCCAAAAGCTTTGCCCTGAAATACCGCGCCATTTTCCAGTATCAAAAAGCCGTCCATGCTCCAGCTCCTTCCCTTGCTGAATTAGACCAAAAGTTTGCGCTCCTGCATGACCAGTTTGCCTCCGACAATAGTGGTAACCGGCCAGCCAGTCAGAGTCCAGCCCAGAAAAGGGGTATTCTTGCCTTTGCTGACCAGGCTTTCGGCAGTTACCGTCTCTACCCGTCGCGGGTCAAAGAGCACCAGGTCAGCCGCAGCTCCTTCCACCAGCCGCCCTCCCTCAATGCCCAGCAGGCGGGCCGGATTGACCGCCATTTTTTCTACCAGCTGGGCCGGGGTCAGGATGCCCTTTCCAACCAGCTCCTGCCAGCAGAGGGCCAGCGCCGTTTCCAGCCCCACCA
Above is a window of Carboxydocella sporoproducens DSM 16521 DNA encoding:
- the carB gene encoding carbamoyl-phosphate synthase large subunit, whose product is MPKRKDIKKIMVIGSGPIIIGQAAEFDYAGTQACRALKEEGYEVVLINSNPATIMTDSNMADRVYLEPLTPEFVEAVLRKERPQGLLPTLGGQVGLNLARSLAQSGVLEELGVELLGTPLAAIEKAEDRELFRSLMAELGEPVPASEIVEQWEEARAFAEKIGFPLIIRPAYTLGGTGGGIAHNWEQLEEIVRRGLKLSPIGQVLVEQSVAGWKEIEYEVMRDSADNCITICNMENIDPVGIHTGDSIVVAPSQTLSDKEYQMLRSASLKIIRALGIEGGCNVQFALDPHSFRYVVIEVNPRVSRSSALASKATGYPIAKVAAKIAVGLTLAEIPNAVTGKTKAAFEPALDYCVIKIPRWPFDKFTTADRHLGTQMKATGEVMAIDRTFEGALQKAVRSLEIGLDGLYHPRLAAAADATLWHKVENPDDERLFAIAELIRRGMEVDELHQRSRIDRWFLRKIRNIVNFEFAISAWRGKPLDDSLARLLQQAKAWGFSDFRLARLLGLKPEKMRDLRKLLEVAPVYKMVDTCAAEFEAETPYYYSTYDQEDEVESSPRPKVAVLGSGPIRIGQGIEFDYCSVHAVWALQKAGYEAVIINNNPETVSTDFDTGDALYFEPLTVEDVLNVLEKEKPLGVLVQFGGQTAINLAAPLARAGVKILGTTVENIDRAEDRKKFDQVLEDLDIPRPPGRTVFSVDAAVRAAEEIGYPVLVRPSYVLGGRAMEIVYNQEELLTYMEWAVEVNPEHPVLVDKYVVGKEVEVDAISDGETVVIPGIMEHIERAGVHSGDSIAVYPALHLGPEVIRRIEDYTIRLARHLEVKGLLNIQFVLDGETVYVIEVNPRSSRTVPYLSKVTDVPMVELATRVALGEKLADLGYRTGLVPARDFHAVKAPVFSFGKLTQVETSLGPEMKSTGEVLGVDHEYTMAFYKALRAAGWQLPREGTVLLTIADKDKEEALELARSFLDLGYKLLATGGTWRYLQQAGLPVEKVNKIREGSPHILDYLREDKIQLVINTMTRGKVPQRDGFQIRRAAAEYGVPCATSLDTAREMLKVLADLTRGQKWQLVALQDYPRLGRGERQWY
- the carA gene encoding glutamine-hydrolyzing carbamoyl-phosphate synthase small subunit, encoding MDGFLILENGAVFQGKAFGAPGEKTGEVVFNTSMTGYQEILTDASYCGEIVVMTYPLQGNYGINAEDFEHKQSFVRGFVVHDLCDEPSNWRSQSSLHRFLAERGIVALQGIDTRALTRMLRQKGTMRGLITTSKAPLEEWLQTVRQAPTLSMEEPVPTVTCAAPYQVEGGAGPHIVVIDCGAKGNIIRSLREVGDCHITVVPARTGAETILAYQPDGVLISNGPGDPERVPYVIKTVQELLGKVPLFGICLGHQILALACGARTYKLKFGHRGANHPVQDLETGRVYITSQNHGYAVAEDSLAGLPLRVTMKNLNDDTVEGIRHLQYPAFSVQYHPEASPGPRDNLYLFEQFLTLVGRG